From Variovorax sp. PMC12, the proteins below share one genomic window:
- the bamA gene encoding outer membrane protein assembly factor BamA, with amino-acid sequence MHLPKSLATAAVLLASLAALPAWATDPFTVRDIRLEGLQRVEPGTVFATMGLRTGDTYSDERGANAIRELFKLGLFKDVRIDVNGNVLVVIVEERPTVADVDFVGAKEFDKAALQKALREIGLAEGQAFDKALADRAEQELKRQYISRSLYNAQVITTVTPLENNRVNLTFTVTEGEPARIKEVHVVGNKAFSESTLLDLFDQDTGGWLEWYTKSNQYSRTKFNGDMETLRSYYLTRGYLEFRIDSTQVAISPDRKTIALTINITEGEKFAVAGVKLSGDYMGRDDEFRTLVTIRPGQPYNGDDVAATTKAFTDYFGTFGHAFARVKAEPEIDRANNRVTIVLKAEASRRAYVRRINIGGNARTRDEVIRREFRQYEGAWYDGNKIRASRDRIDRLGFFTDVNIDTVDVPGSPDQVDLVVNVTEKPTGSLQLGAGYSSTDKVSLSFGITQENVFGSGNYLGLNVNTSSYNRTISLTATDPYFTKDGISRTLNVFHTTTRPYYEADGNYKLASDGGSVRFGLPVGEQDTVYLGIGVERYSFTPGTNGTYALVDGSYVYTATPQAYLDYFKCTGTAPSVTCAKSSVVGIPATLGWSRDDRDSALVPTRGKLQSANLEVGVGSELRYLKTNYQYQQYFPLSKQYTLAVNGQLGYARALGDSTYPIFKNFYAGGLGSIRGFEQNSLGPKDSVTDGALGGTRKAIFNMEFSTPFPGAGNDKTLRLYSFFDAGNVFADRTASMTDAQWKAQNRLRASAGIGISWISPLGPLRLAYAVPLLYQKEDTANNIAADRTQRFQFQIGTSF; translated from the coding sequence GTTCAAGCTCGGCCTGTTCAAGGACGTGCGCATCGACGTGAACGGCAACGTGCTGGTGGTGATCGTCGAGGAGCGCCCCACCGTCGCCGACGTCGACTTCGTCGGCGCCAAGGAGTTCGACAAGGCCGCGCTGCAGAAGGCGCTGCGCGAGATCGGCCTGGCCGAGGGGCAGGCCTTCGACAAGGCACTGGCCGATCGCGCCGAGCAGGAACTCAAGCGGCAGTACATCAGCCGCAGCCTCTACAACGCGCAGGTGATCACCACCGTCACGCCGCTGGAGAACAACCGCGTGAACCTGACCTTCACCGTGACCGAAGGCGAGCCCGCGCGCATCAAGGAAGTGCACGTGGTGGGCAACAAGGCTTTCAGCGAAAGCACGCTGCTCGACCTGTTCGACCAGGACACCGGCGGCTGGCTCGAGTGGTACACGAAGTCGAACCAGTACTCGCGCACCAAGTTCAACGGCGACATGGAAACGCTGCGCTCCTACTACCTCACGCGCGGCTACCTGGAGTTCCGCATCGACTCGACGCAGGTGGCCATATCGCCGGACCGCAAGACCATCGCGCTGACCATCAACATCACCGAGGGCGAGAAGTTCGCGGTGGCCGGCGTGAAGCTCTCGGGCGACTACATGGGCCGCGACGACGAGTTCAGGACGCTGGTCACCATCCGTCCCGGCCAGCCCTACAACGGCGACGACGTGGCCGCCACCACCAAGGCCTTCACCGACTACTTCGGCACCTTCGGCCATGCCTTCGCGCGCGTGAAGGCGGAGCCGGAGATCGACCGGGCGAACAACCGCGTCACCATCGTGCTGAAGGCGGAAGCCTCGCGTCGCGCCTACGTGCGGCGCATCAACATCGGCGGCAATGCCAGGACGCGCGACGAGGTGATCCGCCGCGAGTTCCGCCAATACGAAGGCGCCTGGTACGACGGCAACAAGATCCGCGCCTCGCGCGACCGCATCGACCGCCTGGGCTTCTTCACCGACGTGAACATCGACACCGTCGACGTGCCCGGCTCGCCCGACCAGGTCGACCTGGTCGTGAACGTGACGGAGAAGCCCACCGGCTCGCTGCAGCTGGGCGCTGGCTACTCGTCGACAGACAAGGTGTCGCTGAGCTTCGGCATCACGCAGGAGAACGTGTTCGGCAGCGGCAACTACCTGGGGCTGAACGTGAACACCAGTTCGTACAACCGCACCATCTCGCTCACGGCCACCGACCCGTACTTCACCAAGGACGGCATCTCGCGCACGCTGAACGTGTTCCACACCACCACGCGGCCCTACTACGAGGCCGACGGCAACTACAAGCTCGCCAGCGACGGCGGCTCGGTGCGCTTCGGCTTGCCGGTGGGCGAGCAGGACACGGTGTACCTGGGCATCGGCGTGGAGCGCTATTCGTTCACGCCCGGCACCAACGGCACCTATGCGCTGGTCGACGGCTCCTACGTGTACACCGCCACGCCGCAGGCCTACCTCGACTACTTCAAGTGCACCGGCACCGCGCCGAGCGTGACCTGCGCGAAGTCGAGCGTGGTGGGCATTCCGGCCACGCTGGGCTGGTCGCGCGACGACCGCGACAGCGCGCTGGTGCCCACGCGCGGCAAGCTGCAAAGCGCCAACCTCGAAGTGGGCGTGGGCAGCGAGCTGCGCTACCTGAAGACCAACTACCAGTACCAGCAGTACTTCCCGCTGTCGAAGCAGTACACGCTGGCCGTCAACGGGCAGCTCGGCTATGCGCGCGCGCTGGGCGACAGCACCTACCCGATCTTCAAGAATTTCTATGCCGGCGGCCTGGGCTCGATCCGCGGCTTCGAGCAGAACTCGCTCGGCCCGAAAGACTCGGTGACCGACGGCGCACTGGGCGGCACGCGCAAGGCGATCTTCAACATGGAGTTCAGCACGCCCTTCCCGGGCGCGGGCAACGACAAGACGCTGCGCCTTTACAGCTTCTTCGACGCGGGCAACGTGTTCGCCGACCGCACCGCCAGCATGACCGACGCGCAGTGGAAGGCGCAGAACCGCCTGCGCGCGTCGGCCGGCATCGGCATCAGCTGGATCTCGCCGCTGGGGCCGCTGCGGCTGGCGTATGCGGTGCCGCTGCTCTACCAGAAGGAAGACACGGCCAACAACATCGCGGCCGACCGCACGCAGCGCTTCCAGTTCCAGATCGGAACGTCTTTCTGA